The following is a genomic window from Spirosoma foliorum.
CGTTGGTTAAAGTTGCTTAGAATGCTCTTTTTAACCCCTAAATCAAGAACGGCTACCCGTAGCTTCGATTCTGGGTTGCCTTGTTCATAAGCCTGCTGTGTGCAGACTTCCGACGACAGTTCAAGGCCATCCATATCAGGCACTTTCTGTAGTTCAGCCAGCAATACAGCCGGGTCCAGAATTTCAGACGAAATAATGCAGTTCATAACGCCTTTCGAGCGGATATAACGCACTAGTTGCCGAGTATCAACACCGTGAATGCCAACAATGCCTGCCTTTTCGAAGTAATCCTGCAATGAGCCGTCCGCCGTATAGCGTGAGTGTACATTGGAGAAAAAATTGCAGACCATCGCCCGAATTTTCACGCTACCAGATTCTTGTTCGGCGTTATTCAGCACACCATAGTTGCCAATGTGCGATGTTGTGTTAATAATTACCTGACCGTAGTAGGAGGGATCTGTGTAAATCTCCTGGTAACCGGTCATGCCTGTGTTGAAGCAAATTTCACCACCAGCTGTTCCTATTTTACCAAGGGCTAATCCCCGATATACGGTTCCGTCCTGCAAAACTAACAGGGCTTCAGGCTGCTTCGTATGTTTCATCTATGCGTTTTGGCTTGAAAGACTAAAAAAAAAGGGCTAACCATTGCGGTTAACCCATTTCTATATGACGTTTTTGTAAGTCACTCCGTTATGCTTCTTCTTTACCACCTTTTAAACGATCCTGTAACTCGTTCAGTTCATCCCATTTGCCATCGCGGGCCAGGGCTGCCTGTTCGTTCCAGGTTGTTGCGTCATGTACGTTGAAACGAGGACCTGCATCAGCTAAAACTTGTTGAACGGCTTCGTCTTGTGCATCGGCTAACTGTGCAAAGGTAATAATCCCAGCATTATTGAGCAACTCAGCAATTTTTGGACCGATACCTTCAATTTTAGTCAGGTCGTCACCAGCGGCTTCAGCAGCAGGAGCTTCTTCGGCAGCAACAGGTGTCGTTTCTACTACTTCTGCAGCAGGTACTTCAGCTGTTTCAGCAGCACGTGCACCACTGCTACGGCGGCTACGACGGGTTTTGGTGGTAGCAGCAGCTTTTTCAGCGGCAGCCGCAAGAAGAGTTTCGTTGAAATCAACCAGTTCGATCAGGCAGGTTTCAGCATTATCACCCAGGCGATTGCCTAATTTAATGATGCGTGTGTAACCGCCTGGACGGCTAGCGATTTTATCGGCTACAGTGCCGAACAATTCTTTAATCGTCTCCTTATCGCTCAACGATTGGAATACAACGCGACGATT
Proteins encoded in this region:
- the carA gene encoding glutamine-hydrolyzing carbamoyl-phosphate synthase small subunit, whose product is MKHTKQPEALLVLQDGTVYRGLALGKIGTAGGEICFNTGMTGYQEIYTDPSYYGQVIINTTSHIGNYGVLNNAEQESGSVKIRAMVCNFFSNVHSRYTADGSLQDYFEKAGIVGIHGVDTRQLVRYIRSKGVMNCIISSEILDPAVLLAELQKVPDMDGLELSSEVCTQQAYEQGNPESKLRVAVLDLGVKKSILSNFNQRGVFCKVFPAKTPYAELAAWKPNGYFIANGPGDPAAMPYAVETVKQALETETPLFGICLGHQILSLASGISTYKMHNGHRGLNHPVKNLITGHCEVTSQNHGFAVKADEVMDTDNVELTHINLNDKTIEGIRRKDKPAFSVQYHPESSPGPHDSHYLFDQFIGMMNE
- the rplQ gene encoding 50S ribosomal protein L17, which codes for MRHGKKDNHLSRTHSHREAMLQNMASSLILHKRIETTVAKAKELRKFVEPILTRAKDDTYQNRRVVFQSLSDKETIKELFGTVADKIASRPGGYTRIIKLGNRLGDNAETCLIELVDFNETLLAAAAEKAAATTKTRRSRRSSGARAAETAEVPAAEVVETTPVAAEEAPAAEAAGDDLTKIEGIGPKIAELLNNAGIITFAQLADAQDEAVQQVLADAGPRFNVHDATTWNEQAALARDGKWDELNELQDRLKGGKEEA